The following is a genomic window from Thalassophryne amazonica chromosome 14, fThaAma1.1, whole genome shotgun sequence.
ctctatggcaagatgcattatcatcttgaaaaatgatttcatcatccccaaacatcctttcaattgatgggataagaaaagtgtccaaaatatcaacgtaaacttgtgcatttattgatgctgtaatgacagccatcttctcagtgcctttacctgatatgcagccccatatcatcaatgactgtggaaatttacatgttctcttcaggcagtcatcttggaatggcaccaacaaagttccagcatcatcaccttgcccaatgcagattcgagattcatcactgaatatgactttcatccagtcatccacagtcacgattgcttttccttagcccattgtaaccttgttttttctgtttaggtgctaatgatggctttcgtttagtttttctgtatgtaaatcccatttcctttaggcggttttcttacagttcggtcacagacggtgactccagtttcctcccattcgttcctcatttgttttgttgtgcattttcgatttttgagacatatgctttaagtttttctgtcttgacgctttgatgtcttccttggtctaccagtatgtttgcctttaacaaccttcccatgttgtttgtatttggtccagagtttagacacagctgactatgaacaaccaacatcttttgcaacattgcgtgatgatttaccctctttaagagtttgataatcctctcttttgtttcaattgacatctctcatgttggagccatgattcatgtcagtccacttgtgcaacagttctccagggtgtgatcactccttttagatgcagactaatgagcagaatcgatttgatgcaggtgttagttttggggatgaaaatttacagggtgattccataatttattcctcagaattgagtgagtccatattttttttccctctgcttggtctaaaaaagtaaccattactgactgccacaatttttttcttgatttcttatagtgtttcttaaagccagaaagttgccatttgaaatgactttagttttgtgtcatgtctgtgatctgctttttttctacaaaattaaacaactgaatgaacatcctcaaaggccggtgattccataatttttgccaggggttgtacttgatcAGAAACATCAGTGGATTAATACCATATAAAGTTTTCTTTTGATTGCACTCTTCACCTGCTCCACTGCATATTTTCCATTCTTCTCTCCTCGTCACGTGCCTGAAAATAGCTGTCTAATATTAATCAGGAGTTGGCATCGACCAGCTCTTGATTGACTAAATACACCTGTTTTTGGTTCATCGTCAGACCTGCCAGCCTGTCCACACACACATTTTGATATCAGAGTGCGCTAGTACAGTTTGTAGTACAGTATGGTTTGTTGTCTTGTTAGTTGTATCAgcagaccatctaagaagtctgtgctccagtatttccatttagttaatttgtatgttagcactgttagcaggtaTTAGTACCTTCATGAAGTCAGCTCCACTGTTACTCCACAagaggggtgggggggtgtatTAATAAATCACCTGAACCAAGGTTTGTCTGTTAGTTTTAGTTTGTTTAGTAACTATGAGAGGAGAGCTTAGAAAAATCAAGTCTGCCCCTTCTGTGTGTAAGCTTCAGAATGCAACTAATGTGAACTCTTTGTGTCAACTCATCTAAGTAAAACTTTGTACAACAGGCTCCTGGAAGTGTGATGGAGAGTGTAAATATTAAAAGAGAAAAACCTGTTTAATCTATTTTGTTACTAGTAGTTTATATATGAAATTGTATGATTATGGGCCTTTTACTTCATTTTATGTTGTACTTTATATTAAGCAACTGTAAATGGCTTACTTTATTTTCAGAGGCACTTTGTCGTTAGGGTATCACCACGGTTGCATGTTTTTGGGCTGTGCATAGATGTAAATAAGTGAGTCCCCCCCCTCCCCGTGAAGCTGTATTCAAGGTTGGCATGTCTGAATAGGGTGTGTGTAAAatatagggatgcaccgatccacaatttttcacttacgGCCTGATCGCGATACCTGattttggatatctgctgataccgatacttttctgtTCCGATACCAGGGCTCTGTTTGcattatgaggattttcttaaaaaggagacctgaaagttgagctgcaatttgccagaaggtgtatctaagatgaaagtctagatttaatgttttggtgaaagaattaagtactttattttttttatagacttaaagagaatagacagcactctctctctgtctgtctctctctctttccctctctctatTTCTGCCTCTTGcttgctttctctctccctccgtctctctctttttcttcctcttgcTGTTTTCGTGCTGCACAAACTTAAACTTtaggaaacacgaagcctttcaactgtaaaataaatgtatcatcaactctcacgtgcaggattttaatggagactttttcccctttcagcggacagaatctctgttcgctgtcttcttcggctgcacgctgagctagTGTTTTACAGCCTCAggacagtgaagcagctaacCTTTTAgcatacattttcagcaacaattcggtTAATTTTTTTGGAAAACCCGTGCTCAACGAAcaaacaatttgaacccgagagccaggccgaaatttgccgctacctgcagctagaacactgcagaagagagctctctcaaacagcccgacttcagaaaacctccccctcTCCTTCTCTGGTATCGAAAAATgcatcggtattttccgatatgtgaattacgtcggtatcggaACCCTATACCAATCCAGGATCTGATTGATCCCATCCTTAGTAAATAGGAGGATTGAAAAATGTTGGTGAGATTGCCAGAAGCAGTTTTAAGGACCACAGttttatggcccggtcacacagcatacgattcctgaatgaagggaaaaaagtaaaaaaaaacaaagtcacaaatcattgagaaaaggtggacgaatgagctttatcaccgaataccCTGTGAAttaagagtgcaaaagggacgaaagaggaacaaaatgaaccaAAGCTAACTTGACGCTTTAAACAGAACGTGCCTGGAgcaactgctggagcagtgtgtgtctgcatctctgcattccaggactcagcgctgtgAGACGGAGCTCATCTGCAAACAAATGCGTGATCCGACCTACTGTgtagatctgtgcgcacgtcagtggatccacctgctctggttcctcatacagaacaaaagagggatcatctccttcatcgccagaatcctcactgtctggtcagACTCTGATGACATGCTGTGCGCTCTGTCTTGGtccattaacaaaaaaaaagaaaaaaaaaaactgaagcatttGTTTAACATTCATAACCACACACACTGAATATGccaccaaaattatacacactgcaaacgtgccaaatatttttgaaataccaaaactctaatcgctgtctgtacacctGAAATGCACGCGTACAAGAcagaagggagagagagagagaactagtgctgtctctctctctctctaacaaGCGCACATCTAACAAgctacagaaagcattttgagccatctaaaaaggtaattatttctcatgtttacattgtcatggcttggtaaaacaattgtgtgttctttccttcttgtgtgcagctgttaaagtatgtttatgagagatttaacgtgttttaatcgttcagacgagctgcgctctgatgcgatccactgatgacaccactcgctctgtttacTTCTtttctccacttgacgagctgcacattgtgttggcgattagatcgcgccacgtagcacgacatttatgcatgaaagatttttttgaacatttcaaaatgctcTTTGCGCAATAGCATGCACCAGCACCCCTCTTGCGTCATGTCTGCActcgttaaagatgagtttactctcccgcttgacacaggtcgtgctagtgcgtgaatcaaagttgtgctcatgtcagggggccttaagggcCAGCAGGCATTTCTCTCTGCATGTGCTGGAGAACAGCAAGCTCTCAGAGTTCATGAACAGAATGCCGCAGCTCCAgctggactttttgtgcagcaactctctcctcagGTGGGCACAGCGCTGGAACAAGACCATGACTGCCGTGCGCTGGTAATTCTTCCTGGCCAgccagcaccacggcatgacAGCTGCAGCACTCGCCACATCGCACGCAGCGACAGAAGCCCCACAAGGCACACACTAgcaggagctgcagctcctccacaaaagccctcacaaaccggcttctgtactgtgtgaaaacattcagctggttgaacaaagtcaaactaaaggctaacgttacaaaaactaagcaaatgataaaaaaaacatcaagaacgacagcaaaacgaaatacgaattgaggttttcagtggcattcattcaaatttttcaacagtttaaaaatcctgacaaagtgccagctgcaggaacaaagctgcaggAAGGTTAAACAACCAAAGTCCaggtttcttgtttcgtttgggcttcgttgccctttgtaagtgccgtgtgaccggtccTTTAAGTCAACAGGTCCATAATGAAAGTGCTGTCAGGTTTGCCTATATTATATTGTACACACCATCAAAAGTAAAATGTTTTGAACGTCATGAATATAGGGCTAACATTACTGAATAATCTGTTCTGTCCATGCAGACTTTCATCCAGCACCCCATTATTATATACTCCTGGTCAGACATGTTCAGTGTCAACACATTGTAGTGCTGCTTGATGCAATAAAGCCAATAACTCTTCTTGAATGGGTCACATGTGGTTTTTGTACTGAGATTTGAGAGGTGTTTGTGTTTTCACACCATTGTTGGGGCTAAAATGTGATATTTGGCTGTTGTATTGACTTTTGGTTGAATGAGCCTGTTGCTTGATGGGGCAATGCCAAGGTGCTCATGCATTACACAACAAGTCTGTGTTGTTTAGTCCctaaattttaagattttgtttcttttttcttttcttttttttgctttgaaTGTTCCCAAATTTCTCAGTTGTCTGTCTTTTTAAAATGGTTTTACTCAGATTATTAAAGGATTAGATTTGGCTATAAGTCTTACATATACTTGTTCTTTTACAGGAGAATACTGTTGATGAGCAGAGGTCATTTGAAGGAGAAAGGAGCTTGATTGAAGACAGGAGCACAAGTGAACCTAATAGATTGCCTTCTAACCTTGACAATTCAACAAATGAAGAGGGTTCTCTAACAGTGAAAGAAAATGCCTTGCAAGATTTGGATGGGCAAGGATATGCCAAGAGCAGTTCCTTTAATTCAGATAATATGCAGGAAAGCCCACACGAAAAGGACACACCAGCAGGAGAGGacactgaaatgtcaaatgacatgAGTAACATATCACATGAATTGGGAAGTTTTGATTCAAGTCCAAGAGGAAGATCTGAAGGTGTGCAGATATGGGCATgtaatgaaacaaaaaaaaagaacacaactATTGAACCCTCTTTCCCccagaaaatgaatgactcaAGTGATGAGGCAAAGGATGAGGTGTCCGGCCACTCAAATTGTGCAGATAATGCTGCACCTCTGTTTGACAAAAATGAGATTGCTAAAGGGGGATCGGACTACGACAAGAAAACTGCAGAATCAAAACAACCAACAAGGTCAAGTTTACGGACCTCTCAAAGAGTGGTTCTTGAAACACCAAGTGCAGAGACCAGCAAAAAGGAACCTGCCAAAAAGCACTTTTGTATGTACTGTAAAATAGCATTCACACAACTTGTGAAGCATTTGGAAATGCACCATGCAGAGGAAACACATGTCGCCCAAGCAATGCAATTTCCCAAAGGCTccagagacagacagactttGCTTGATGAAATTCATAATAAAGGAAATCATGACCAAAACTGCGAAGTTCAAAAAAGTGGAGAGGGTGAAATTATGATGAAGAAGGAAGTGAAAACTTCCAGCTCATGTGTTCGTGACTATCTACCTTGTAAGCATTGCTTTGCGTTTCATCGCAAAACTGATTTATGGAGGCACGAACGGTCTTGTAAGGCCAAAAAAGGGGATCAAAAATCCTCTGAAGACACAAAAGAAACACTGATGACAATGCTGCCTCTCAACTTCTTCCAATGTCGGACTTTTTAACTGAGAGCTGTGAGGAAATTATCAATGTCATGCATCAAGATGACATTGCACGTCATATCAGAAATGACGCACTTATTTGCAAATACGGTAATGCACTGTCCACCAAGTATGACCATGACAAATCTCAGTTTGCTTACATTGCACAAAAAATGAGAGAGTTGGGTAGATTTATCCTTGCTGTAAATGAGCTTGATAAAACTGTTCAGTATTTGCATGAAATATGTCTACCATCAAGATTTGAGTTAGCAGTTGAAGGGGCCAAGAAGCTAAGTGGTTTTGATCCGAGCTCCACAAAATTTAAAACTTTTTCACTCGTCCCGAAGATTCACTACTCTTTGAAACGAGCTGCAGAAATAGCTTTTGGGGAGAGCCGCATGACCGAGAACAGTGAAACTGAGGGTCAAGTAAAGCAATTCATCCAGCTTCTTGACACTAAATGGAATGGGTGTTTTTCTCATAAAGCTTTGGCATCCTCTGCACAGAAGCAGGATTTCAAGAAAGTGGAAATGGACACAtcaactgtgacagaagatttgataAAACTTTACAAATATATCAAGCATGAAGGAGATGAAGCAAGAAAGGCACTTAAAGAAAATCCTAGTTTGTCACCATGGAAAAAGCTCAGTGAAGCCACTCTAGCAGATGTTTGTCTTTTCAACAGGCGTAGGATAGGTAATATTGGACGACTGCTCTTGCAGACGTACACTAGCAGGAACAATAGGAAAGCTCTTGTTCCCTCTGCAGATCAAATGAGAAAAAGCACCAAATTGGAATTGGACCTTGGTGACAAGTTCACCAAGTTGGAACTGGAAGGCCAGTATGGAAGGAACATGCTCATTCTGctaactgaaaggatgatgtcatcaatTGACATGCTGGTTGAAAATCGAGATCAAGCTGGTGTATCAAAAAACAACCCTTATCTGTTTGCACGAGCTGAAGGTCCATCTTTCGTCAGAGCACTGGATTGTTTCCGAAGGGCTGCAGTGGAATGTGGAGTTAAAAACCCAGAAACCCTTCTGTCCCCGTCGTTAAGGGACCGTATTGCTTGCTGCTGGCAGCTAATGAGCCTTGGTGAACAAGAATTGGATCAAGTGGCAATGCAAATGGGCAGGAGCAGTGAGGACTACAACAGACTCTGTGAAAATGCTTCACAGTTAGAAGAAGTGAGCAGACAGTTgctcaaaatggatagaaaaatgcCATTGTCTCCACCAGCAACTGTAAGAGATGGTGTGTATTATTTGCTTTATTATGAGacgtgcccccctcccccccgctTTCTGAATTTAAATTCTTGGAATCTTTTATACTTTGTATCCCTAATTTTCTGCTTTCAACTTTTTAGGAACAGTTCCAAAAGCACCTACAAAAAGAAAACCATGGAGTGAAAAGGAGCAAGCTGCGGTTCAACGTTATTTAGGTAACTTTATCACAATGATGAAGGTTCCAGGTAAAAAGGATTGTAATGCATGCATAGCTGCCGAACCTGATCTGCTTGGAAGATCTTGGACAGATGTTAAGAGCTATGTACACAACACTGTACAGACAATACGAAGGAAAAGTAACCAACAAAGATGTGAAGTGACTCAAACAACAAAGAAAGATTTGGCAGATACACTGGCTGTTGGTGGTATGGCAACTGTACGGCCATCTGAGCTGAGAGAAAGTCCAAATTGTTGTAACATGACAATAGCATCACCAACCGACTTGACAAAGTCAGTAACATCTGCAGTTGCACCATTTCCCCAAGACGTGACTTCAGGTTATGTATCCATGAGTTCAGCCGGTACCAGTGTGCTCCATGGAAGTCAACcattgatttcttctttcacacccTTAAATGCTACTGACATCCAGGTGGTTCCCACATTTACACCACACAACACTACAAATTCCTCTTTAGTGTCTCCTGTCTATACATCAGAAAACATCAGCTTTCCACCATTGTCTCCAGTATATACACAGCAGAATACCACAAGAATGCCACTTCCTCCTGTGTATACACAGCAAGACATTACAAGTTCATCAATGATTTCTACGTTTACCCCCCTTAATGCCCCAAGTACCCAAATGGCTCCTAGATTCACACAGCTTAATTCTCAAAGTACACCAGTGGTCCCTGGATTCTCGCCACTATTTGCTGAAAGTAGGCCTATTATTTCATCATTTACACCTCTGAACCATTCAAGTCCACCAGCATACCCCACAAGCCCCCCTGGGCCCTCTGCAACATCACAAGTTGTCCCATCTATCCATGCACTTAATGTTCCTGACAGAGCATCTGTGGTACAAGAAGGAACACCCATACCGCTTGCACGAAAGGAAGTCACCCAATCTGTCAAGCCTCAGAAGAGAACCAAGAGGTTGTGGAGTGAAGAGGAACAGTCTGCAGTGAGGCGTCATCTTGGAGACTTCTGCAAGCTGGTGAAGGTTCCTGGCAAAAAGGATTGTGATGCATGCTTAGCTGCTGAGCCTGCCTTAAGCACCAGGACATGGAGGGAAGTCAAATATTTTGTACACAACTCAATTCAGTCCATGAAAAGAAGAAATGCTTTAAGTGCCCCCCAACCCCATGAAGAAAAGGAACACGAGACTACTAGTTCTAACATGGAGTGGGATGGTCCTGTTTATCTGTCTCTGTAAATATTCTTCATGTAGTCTAGAAAACGTTGACCATCAGTGAGGCATCAGATGTCTTCAGGCTATGGCTTTAACTGTAAAATATTATGGGATGTAAAAATTAGTCTCCGATGATTTGTTGCCAAATCTGTGTGTTTGTCaactatatatatgtgtgtgtggaaatGTTTATACAGTCCTGTCGTTATGAAGTTGCTCCtagtaatggggggggggggttgttgcatGAATAGACAATAACTGGGTTGAACAAGGGATTTATGGAATTTGGCTCTCAAAATAAGATGGTGAGCTAGTAATAGATTTATTAGGGCtgtgtggtggccaagcggttagtgcacttgtttccaaagTAGAAGGTTCCTGGTACAAGGCCATCCCTGCCCACTCTACATGTAATgcagagttgtgtcaagaagggcatttgTTATGAAACAtgcgccaaatcaacatgctgatccATGTCTGATCTGCAGTGGTAATCCCAAGTGAAGAGGGATAAGCCAAAAGAACTTAAAGGTATTTAGTTATTAATAGATTTATGCAACAATTGTTTTTTCATTATGATGCATTATGTGTCAAATGATCTAATTCAAATGTGATTACAGAACAAACATTAACTTTTGTTTACCAGGTTTCTGATTATGACATCAGCCATCATTCACCTGCTTACCATTTTTGGCAGGGTTTCAAAATTTTACATAAGACCTGTGAAATTTTGTATTGCAATACAAGGTGTTGTGACCATTAAATTTTGCACCTGCTGAGAGCAAAGGTTGCCTCAGTCACTACATTTCCACATGGATGTCTGATGTTCTTTATGTCTCTTGTAACTTAGGAAGTGTTCTTAAGACCTAAAATCTTTCTGCCTCTAGCGTAGCATTTTTATGTACTTTATCACAAACTAAATTATATATTCACCAGCAAATCATTTTGAACACTTTCTTAAATGCTTGCACATAGTCTTGCTTTGCATTTTTCAAATGccacatgtacagtgcatccgaaaagtattcacagcacttcacattttttaaaacatttttttatgttacagccttattccaaaatggatgaaattcatttttttttcctcaaaattgtacacacaatacccaataatgacaatatgaaaaacagttttttcagatttaataaaaataaaaaaaggtgaccaagaacctgatggtcactctgctagagctccagcattcctttgtggagagaaggacaaccatctctgcagcaatccaccaatcaggcatgtatggtagagtgaccagacagaagtcactctttagtgaaaggcacatggcagcctgcctggagtgtctcaaaaggcacctgaaggcctCTCAGGCCAtgataaacaaaattctctggtctgatgagacaaagattgaactctatggCGTGAATGCcatgcgtcatgtttggaggaaaccagtcaccatccctacagtgaagcatggtggtggcagcatcatgctgtggggatgtttttcagcaggaggaactgggagactagtcaggattgaggggaaaatgaatgctgcaatgtacagagacatcctggatgaaaacctactccagaccgctctttacctcagactggggtgacagtttacccttcagcaggacaatgacactaagcacacagccaagatatcaaaggagtggcttcaggacaactctgtgaatgtccttgagtggcccggccagagcccagacctgaatctgattgaacatctctggagagatctggaaatggctgtgcatcgacgctccccatccaacctgattgagcttgagaggtgctgcaaataaGAATggggaaaactgcccaaagatagctgcaccaagcttgtggcatcatattcaagaagactagaggctgtaattgctgccaacggtgcatcaacaaagtattgagcaaagggtgcgaatacttctgtacaagtgatttctttttcttcttctttttttttttattataaatttgcaacaaaaaaaacttttttcatgtcattatggggtgttgtgagtagaattttgaggggaaaaatgaatttgtttttgttttattgctgTATAGTGTATAGCATAATGTTATATGTTAAGGTACTTTGTAGGTACACTACATTACACTTGCACTTTTATACTTTGTTTTAACCTTTAAATATCTAAGTTTAAAGTTTATTATTAATTTGTCATGGTCAGGTTGCCTTATTCTTTCATTGTCATTTTTTCTCCCATTTGTTGATTTCTATGTAACAGATCAAAAATGCAGCCATATGGCAGATTTACAAGCTCTCACAAGCGTTTTCATattgaaacagttttattttttcttacttATGTGACTTGATATAACAGCATTGTCAGTGATAAGTAAAATTAAGTTTTGAAGTGCTTTGGAGAAATGACAGAGCTGAGTTAAAATACACTAACTGACATCTTGTCTGCTATAAAATGGTCCACATTAATGGTGAAATGTGACGTACCAGCCACTATAGATTGTCCTGTTGCTTTGTAAGCGACATTGCACGTCTTATGGTCATTTCACACATGCAACAAACAGTCTACATTTAT
Proteins encoded in this region:
- the LOC117525409 gene encoding uncharacterized protein LOC117525409, translated to MSDFLTESCEEIINVMHQDDIARHIRNDALICKYGNALSTKYDHDKSQFAYIAQKMRELGRFILAVNELDKTVQYLHEICLPSRFELAVEGAKKLSGFDPSSTKFKTFSLVPKIHYSLKRAAEIAFGESRMTENSETEGQVKQFIQLLDTKWNGCFSHKALASSAQKQDFKKVEMDTSTVTEDLIKLYKYIKHEGDEARKALKENPSLSPWKKLSEATLADVCLFNRRRIGNIGRLLLQTYTSRNNRKALVPSADQMRKSTKLELDLGDKFTKLELEGQYGRNMLILLTERMMSSIDMLVENRDQAGVSKNNPYLFARAEGPSFVRALDCFRRAAVECGVKNPETLLSPSLRDRIACCWQLMSLGEQELDQVAMQMGRSSEDYNRLCENASQLEEVSRQLLKMDRKMPLSPPATVRDGTVPKAPTKRKPWSEKEQAAVQRYLGNFITMMKVPGKKDCNACIAAEPDLLGRSWTDVKSYVHNTVQTIRRKSNQQRCEVTQTTKKDLADTLAVGGMATVRPSELRESPNCCNMTIASPTDLTKSVTSAVAPFPQDVTSGYVSMSSAGTSVLHGSQPLISSFTPLNATDIQVVPTFTPHNTTNSSLVSPVYTSENISFPPLSPVYTQQNTTRMPLPPVYTQQDITSSSMISTFTPLNAPSTQMAPRFTQLNSQSTPVVPGFSPLFAESRPIISSFTPLNHSSPPAYPTSPPGPSATSQVVPSIHALNVPDRASVVQEGTPIPLARKEVTQSVKPQKRTKRLWSEEEQSAVRRHLGDFCKLVKVPGKKDCDACLAAEPALSTRTWREVKYFVHNSIQSMKRRNALSAPQPHEEKEHETTSSNMEWDGPVYLSL